AACTTTTATTACATAACCTTTTTTCAAAAAATCCTAGCTGGAAGAAACTCACCCCTTGGATGagatttaagcttttaatctcagccatttaaaaaaaaaattgtacgtACACCTATGATCAAAAACGTCACGCTACCAAAGCAATCTACGCTTCTACATCTACATCTATTCTACATTTACATTTACACTACTTATTAACGTAAAGTGATAATTATGTCAGATTATttttaaatttcttaaataagatgaTCACAACTATTCAATAGCTATGGATGTGATTGATCTGATGTAAGATTTGTCTCTCTCATGTCAGATTTATATTCTTTTCCCAATTTACCCTCACCCGTAACACTAAACAATGGTACAAAAACTGATTCTTATTCAGTTTTTATTATCACAAAACTAGTACCCATCTTccagagcaaaaaaaaaaaaaaccctaatccATAAACAAAAACCGTTCAAACAATCCCATCAGTTTATTTTCGTCATTTTAAGGTATGAGTGTTCGGAATCATACAAACACGGTTTACAATCAGATGGATGATGTCAATATGTATTTATGTGTCGTCAAATCCGAATTGATTTTTTGAAGATTCCACCATGAAGAATTTTCATTTGCGGTTGATTAAGCCAAGAATATTTCTAACTACAATTCCTTTATGCGACCTTTTTAACAGTTTGATATTGCAATCGGGTTGCAGGTAATTTCAATTTTTGTTACTTAAATTATGGTTTGAATTGATTACTAAGATTGATTGATGGTCTGTAATGCATAAACTGAAttctatgataaaaaaaaaaaaaaaaaaaaagaaagaaagaacttGATACCCTAACCATGAATCTGAAACGATTTCAATTTCGTAACGCGTTTTTCAAACctaataattatatttatgattTGCAGATTTAagggtttttttttatttattattattattgagcaaTTTATTTTAGTTAAAAGTAATATCTTCATGTTGGCCGGTAGACATATTTGGTGGAATTGGGTTTGAAGCCGAGTCAGTGTTATTAATTATAATGCTTTGATGAGCGGTTTTTCAAAGAAGAAAATGGTGAAGGAATGTAAAGAGACGTTTGATGATATTCCTAAGCAAGGGTTGGTTCCAAATgtgtatacttttaatactttgattaCAGCGTATTTTCAGGCGGGAAACACGGAAGAAGCGGTTAAAGTTCTTGAGTTGATGTTGGAAGGTAATACTGTTAGTCCAAATGTTTCAACTTATTTGCCTGTTAAGTGTCAGTTTTGCCTTGTATTCCTGGAATGTTTGCAATGCAGTGAGAATAAATAATTTGTAAAGtggaaaaatatattttttaaccactttttaaatttataaaaaggtGGATTGCTATAAATTCAATCACAGtataaaatattgattatatatcaatcatcaatcaatattttttataataatcgtacagggtaatagtaatagtaatgtaagttaaaataaaaaaatctacAGTTAGTATGATCTTCGCCCGTTTGCAAGTATATGGGTTGAATTTGCAGCCTTGATTTCACTAACTTGTATAACATTGTGATTGTGATACTTATTGTAAGCAAAGTTGTTGTGAATTGTACTAGCCTGGTAGATCTTTTGACTTTATTAATTATACGTGATCTTGATTGCAGTGGGACATCAAAAGGTTGTGCTATGAGTTTGATACAGAACCATATTATCAAGGTTTAGATAGTAAAGTCAAGGTAAAATATACTctcctatatgtatatatatctgaaTCTGAACTTTGTATTGCATAGTATTGATGGCCATGTGACAGAATTTCATACTCTATCGTCATCACACATATATGTTATATAACTAACGATATATAGGCCTAACTAAATAGATATTAAGTTAGACCTAAATCACTTGTTGACTCTCTTAGTTTCTCCTATTTACTTGGGCATATGTGTTGTTTATCATGTTATATTGCATAATGATATATGCTTTTATTTGATCAAATTTGCTTTGATGTACTTCCTTTTGAGGTTTATGAATAAAATACTCCTTTTTGCATACAGAATTATGCTTTAGAAAATGGCATAGAGATATTCTCTCCAGTGAGTCATACGCTGTTTGATCCTGCTGGGTTTATCGAAAAGGTACTTATTGAGTAAATACATTTATGTTTCTTATTACTGAAAATTTTATTGTTTATTTTTTGAAAAAATATTTATTCTTTATTAATAAACAGAATGGAGGAAGGCCGCCAATGAATAGCCAGCTGATTCTGAAACTTGTTGGCGAACCTCGTTGGTTATCATCTTCACTCTCTTATCACGTATTCTACGATTCCTCCCGTAGGAGATCTTAAAAATTGTGAGGTTTTCGAAGTTCCAACACTTAAACAACTTGGATACGAAGACATTCACGAGGTTAATGTAATAATTAGCCTATTTATGAAtgcaaaagtctttgttttttcatTTATAACTTGTGCATACTCATGTTAAAAATTTTAATCTTGCAGGAGgaaccatatatatatttaaagGTGGTGAATCTGAAGCATTGAGAAGGCTTAAAGAATCAACCAGTGATAAGGTCATTTTTCTTGATCAACAACAGTACTGGTTTCTGTTTCTGGTTAAAATAATGAAGTTTTCTTCCATTACTTATTCTTTTACATGTTGATTTTTTGGTGTTTATGATACACATGTTCAGGAATGGGTTGCGAAATTCGAGAAACCGTTGGGTGATCCGTctccatttataaaacctgcaacaGCAATGTTATCCCCTTACTTAAAAGTAGGTAAGTCACATTTTTTTCTTTGTTATTATTGTTTTTTTAGGTTCTAATTTGATTCGTTTGGTGTTGTATAGAAGTTTGGTTGCTTATCTTCAAGGTACTTCTACCAGTGCCTCAAAGAAATAGAAAAAGAGGTTAAAAATCATACACTTCCACCTGTTTCGCTTAATGGACAGGTCAGCATGCTTGATTAAATGTTTTgtatatcttattttattttattttatttttttatttgtaatTTTGGCTTTTGCAGCTTATATGGAGAGAATTTTTATACACTGTTAGTTTCGGTACTCCTAATTTTGATCGTATGAGGGGTAATGCAATTTGTAGGCAGGTAATTAGCCCATATTTGTAAGCATATAGAATGATGCAACACAAATTACCCAAAATACTTTGTTGTAGATGAAACCCAAGGTAGCGAAAATCGCTATTCGGGAGTACTCTGTCGAGAATATTTAGGGAGTACTCGTCAAATCGGGGAGTACTCgaatgtttgaccaagtttgactttcaccGATATTGACCGAATTTGACTGATCTTCCGAGTAAACCAAAGTTTTGCCCGTTTTTTCGAGTAATCCCGAGTTTAACCAAGTTTGACCGAGTTAGTCACCGAGTACTCGCCGAGTAAGAATTCAGTAAAAAAATACTCTAACTAGATGTATCACTTTGATGAGTAGATATATGATTCCAAATACTTACAAACTCGATTTTCACATTTTTCTGCAAAGTCAGTTGAAATAAGATTTGAAGTTTTTGTAGATACCATGGAATAATGATGACGAATTACTAGCAGCATGGAGGGATTCTCGTACGGGGTTTCCTTGGAACGATGCAATAATGGTCCAGGTTGGTATACAAATTATAACTTTTTGAATTAATAATTAACTGTAAAAGCTATGTGGATATGATACATTAATTTTTTTATATTGATTGATATATATATTCTTGTTGTTGAAGCTTCATAAATGGGGTTTGATTCACCATTTGGCACGCCATTCTGTTGCTTGTTTTCTAACTCGTGGTGATTTGGTAAGTGTTTATGTCATCTCTGCTTTCAATGGCTAAATGTATGCGTTCGTTAGGGAACTACAATTAACAAAGACAGCTCTAAAatagtttttttattttatttaaaaaaaattgcaaATCAGATATAAAGGTACAAACTTTTAAAAGCTACCATCAATATTTAGAGAAAAAACTACTTGAATCCCACTACTAAACATACTCAAAATACTATCCTAAATTGATTACTTTTCCAAATTCGAAACCTGTCTTAAATTACCAAATTGCCATTAAGTTCAAGTCATTTATCTGAATGTTAgcctctgtttttttttttttaattatgttTGTTCATTGGGAAAAAGGGCGCGATGTATTTGAAAGACTTGTAGATTCAGATTGGGTGATTAATAATGAAAATTGGTTATGGCTCTCCTGCTCTGCATTTTTCTACCAGGTGATTCATTACTCTGCCTCTAACCCATTTAAAACTAGTGATACATGACTCAAAAATGACCTGAACATTCTTTTTTCTTATTTCTGGGTTAGTATCATCGTATATATTCGCCAATCGCTTTTGGGAAGAAATATGATCCTACTGGTGCCATTTTCTTCCTATTCTGAAAGGTGAGTCTTTACtcaatttgccagttttcgttaaAAGTATGATGTAGTACAAAAAATATGTAGTCATTTTATTAATTACAATAGTACAGATATGCCCAAAGAGTATATTTACGAGCCATGGACATCTCTGTTAAGCATTCAAACAAAAGCAAACTGTATAATTGGAAAAGATTATCCAAATCCCAGCGAGTGCAATCTTGAATCTTCTAAATTTTGATCATGAATTACTTTATAATCTATCTCATTTGATGTCTTAATTGACTGGTTTCAGTTATTTCTCATGAAACTGCAAGCAAAGAATGTAAGACAAAGTTAGCTGCAGCCTACAAGTTGAACAAGGTAACAAATGGTGCAGTGACAGATGA
This genomic window from Rutidosis leptorrhynchoides isolate AG116_Rl617_1_P2 chromosome 2, CSIRO_AGI_Rlap_v1, whole genome shotgun sequence contains:
- the LOC139888633 gene encoding LOW QUALITY PROTEIN: (6-4)DNA photolyase-like (The sequence of the model RefSeq protein was modified relative to this genomic sequence to represent the inferred CDS: inserted 1 base in 1 codon; deleted 1 base in 1 codon), with product MHLDFTNLYNIVIVILIVSKVVVNCTSLWDIKRLCYEFDTEPYYQGLDSKVKNYALENGIEIFSPVSHTLFDPAGFIEKNGGRPPMNSQLILKLVGEPRWLSSSSLITYSTIPPVGDLKNCEVFEVPTLKQLGYEDIHEEEPXYIFKGGESEALRRLKESTSDKEWVAKFEKPLGDPSPFIKPATAMLSPYLKFGCLSSRYFYQCLKEIEKEVKNHTLPPVSLNGQLIWREFLYTVSFGTPNFDRMRGNAICRQIPWNNDDELLAAWRDSRTGFPWNDAIMVQLHKWGLIHHLARHSVACFLTRGDLGAMYLKDL